A window from Rhinolophus sinicus isolate RSC01 linkage group LG18, ASM3656204v1, whole genome shotgun sequence encodes these proteins:
- the MSRB1 gene encoding methionine-R-sulfoxide reductase B1 isoform X1, with the protein MSFCSFFGGEVFQNHFEPGIYVCAKCGYELFSSVSKYAHSSPWPAFTETIHADSVAKRPEHNQPEALKVSCGRCGNGLGHEFRNDGPKKGQSRFUIFSSSLKFIPKDKETSASQRK; encoded by the exons ATGTCGTTCTGCAGCTTCTTCGGAGGCGAGGTTTTCCAGAACCACTTTGAGCCGG GCATCTACGTGTGCGCCAAGTGTGGCTACGAGCTCTTCTCCAGTGTCTCGAAGTATGCACACTCGTCCCCATGGCCAGCCTTCACTGAGACCATCCATGCTGACAGTGTGGCCAAGCGTCCAGAGCACAATCAGCCTGAAGCCTTAAAG GTCTCCTGTGGCAGGTGTGGCAACGGGTTGGGCCATGAGTTCCGGAATGATGGCCCCAAGAAGGGGCAGTCCCGCTTCTGAATATTCAGCAGCTCGCTGAAGTTCATCCCTAAAG acAAAGAAACTTCTGCCTCCCAGAGGAAGTAG
- the MSRB1 gene encoding methionine-R-sulfoxide reductase B1 isoform X2, producing the protein MSFCSFFGGEVFQNHFEPGIYVCAKCGYELFSSVSKYAHSSPWPAFTETIHADSVAKRPEHNQPEALKTKKLLPPRGSRWAVLTHPRWALRGGHSPAIPPWNWNPRYPDREERWLKNQEVSQDLGSA; encoded by the exons ATGTCGTTCTGCAGCTTCTTCGGAGGCGAGGTTTTCCAGAACCACTTTGAGCCGG GCATCTACGTGTGCGCCAAGTGTGGCTACGAGCTCTTCTCCAGTGTCTCGAAGTATGCACACTCGTCCCCATGGCCAGCCTTCACTGAGACCATCCATGCTGACAGTGTGGCCAAGCGTCCAGAGCACAATCAGCCTGAAGCCTTAAAG acAAAGAAACTTCTGCCTCCCAGAGGAAGTAGGTGGGCAGTCCTCACCCACCCCAGATGGGCACTGCGTGGTGGCCACAGTCCGGCCATCCCACCTTGGAATTGGAACCCCAGATATCCAGACAGGGAAGAGAGGTGGCTGAAAAATCAGGAAGTCTCCCAGGACCTTGGCTCTGCATAG